GCTATGGCTGTTCTTTTGATAGACATATGATTTTGGGGTTAGGGTTAAGAAAGATTGTTTTTCAGGAACGCCAAGTAAGCCGTTTGGTTTCGTGGGCATAATGCAGCGTTTTTTTGAAATTCATCTCACGCATTACACCCTTTGCGGTTATCCCTTCCAAGCCGATTTTCTAAACGGATGAAACATTTTCAGGCTTACTTGTAATCATATATACGTATATATGATTACAAGTAAATAACATGCTAGCCCGAAGGTGCTTAGCAACTCCTTCTTTGTAATAGTTAAAGCCAACAAAACACCCCGCAACCAAGAGATTGCAGGGTGTACGGAAGAAAAAACGGCGGAAGGGGTTTTCTTAGTTTACGGTCACGGTAATCGTCAGGGTAAGGCTTGCACCCACGGCCACCGTGCCCACCGTCCAAAGTCCTGTTGCATTGTTGTATGAACCTTGGCTGGCGCTTGAGCTGACGTAGGTCACTGCTGCTGGCAAGACATCACGCACCACCACCCCTGTGGCGCTGGCCGTACCCTCGTTTGTCAGGGTGATGGTATAGGTTAGGGTTTGTCCTGAATTGACCGAGCTTGAACTGGCGGTTTTGAGCAGTTTCAGATCTGGCTGTCCGACTGGTGGTGTGGAACAAGGCGCTGGAGCCGTTACCGTAACCGGTGTGAGCGAACACGTTGTGGTGGTATTGTCTGTTAGCGTGAGCGTGAGGTTGCCACCGGAAATTGGGAAGGAGGAACTCGCCGCACTCGTTGCGCCATAGTTCACACTTGCAAAAACGGTTGCTGTTGGCGCAGGGCTAATTTTGTCCACCTTATAATCTGAGCCTGTCCCTGTTCCCGTTGCCGAGATGGTGAAGGTGAAGGTATCGTCTGCCGGATTGCTGCCCGTGCCGTTGTCGTTACATGTTACATTGACGGTTGGCGTGTTGATGGTACAAGCTACCGCACTATATCCCACATCAAAGCTATGGTTATTCGCACCAGAAACCGGAATATCGGTCGCCAAAATGGTTACTTCACCATTCGCCGGCGCGTTGGAATCAATCAAGCGGTTACTACCCGCAGCGGCTGTGGTCAGGTTGTACGTTGTTCCAGCGACTGTGGTTGTGGTGGGGAAACGCACCGTATAGGCCATGTTCGGCATAAGTTGTGCCAAACCATATTTAAAACTTGTGGTGTTGGTGCCAGTGGCATTAGAAAATATGTAATTGCCATCGGAGTTGGTCGTGGCTGTAGCTAAGACAGTAGTACCTTTGAGTAATTGCACCTGAACACCCGAAATGCCCGCTTCGCCTGCATCTTGCACACCGTCGTTGTCGGTATCGAGCCATACGCGGTTGCCAATTTCGATTGGCGCAGGTACTCCCAAAAGTTCAATGTCCCCAAGACCACCCGCTTTTTCAAAAACATCTATGTTGCCATCACTGTCAATATCTAAGCCGCCAGCATAGATTTTATTTTGTTCTCCCGGTAACGGTCCCCATGTTTTAGTAGCAGTATCAATAAAAGAAACCCCGCCCGCGTTATTTCCTGGAATACTCGTGGCAACAATGGTGTTAGTACCTGGAATCAAGGCTAAAGAACCTAAAAAATCATTGCCATGTTTAACGTCTTGTTCAAAAAAGTATTCATTACTAAACCCTGTCTGCCCACCACATGTACCCGCCACCTCGATGTCCCAATTTGATCCATTATAACATGCTTTAAGTACCTCTCCACCTGCATTGGTACTGCCTGACGGTTCGTTACAAGTTGAAGGATCCATGAAAGTTCCTGGTCTATTGGCTCTACCATCCATCTTTAAATTACGAAGTGCTACTAACATATCCCCATTAATAAACTCAATATCGGTTATAGCAGGCCAATTATTCGGTCCGCTACTTCCTGTCCATGGTTCCCAACCTGAACCAGCACCTGGGAAATCCAATAATTTAAAATCCATTACAGGATTATTAGAATATGTATTCGTAGTCGGATCAAAACTAAATACATATCCATACATATCGTTCCCATTGTCCGTAGATTCTGCCGAACAAACCATTCCGACATAAATTTTTCCTCGCCAATACTTTAAGGCAAATGGACGTAAATCGGTATTGGGATCGTTCGCACATGTAGGTTGTGTCCAAACGGCACCACCTGTAATACCTGGTATTTTATGGGTGCTTTGTATAGTACCACTTGGTAAACTAATTTTGTATAAGGAACGATCAAAAAGATTCATACCAAAGAGCGTTGTTTCGTCATCCGAAATATCAATATCTCCCCAAGATATTTTACCAATATTTTGCCATGTGTCATCACAGAACCAATCTGTACCTGTTTTGGGATGCGGGTTTACACCTGAACTGTAGGGTGGCGTTAAACCTGGAGATATATCCAATAATACGCTTACTGTACTACCATTTACTTTATAAATAGCACCTGTTGAGCCTTCACTACCTACGTTTCCTGGACCAAAACCTGCAAAGTTTTTGACAAAAGCAGCCGCGTAAATTGTTTCTGTACTTCGGCTATATGCCAAACCATAGGTAGAACCTATCTCATGTGTATTGGCATGAACAATGTCATCATCAATAGATCCGCTATCGTTATTTCGTTCTGAATAAGGATTACTAACCAAAGATGTTGAGAAATAAGGAGAATAAGAATCTGCATTCTTCCAATGTGAAATACTGGTTGTAATAAGTGGGTCATTTTGGAAATAGTCTTGTGGATAATTGATCCCAAAATTGATATTGTCTCGACTACCACTTGTTGAAATAAATTGTACACTCGTTCCACTTCCTGTTCCTAATGGACCTGAATAATCGCCTGTTAAAAACCCTGAAAATTCGACGCGGGTTGCACCTGTGCAGCCTGTCAAAGTGTACTGACCTAATGTAGCCGTAGTATTACTTGATGTTGTTGTACCTGTACCTGTAGTTCCCACACATGAGACCGTAACACCACCTATACCAATTTCGTTGAAAGTAGCAGTGTTATCCTTCGTACCATTTGCATTAAAGTCACGAAATACCGTTCCCGTGATAGCTTGCCCATACAAGACCGCCCCGATAAGCGAATAGAAAGGAAATAATACAACTGATGCAGTTTTGAACAACGTTTTTTGCATAATGGGGAAAACTTAAATTAAAAATCAAAAGATTGTCATATAAGTATTTGCCTCAAACCATGTGCCAAATTAAATTGCCTATATATTTATTTTTAAAAGACTTAGGCTTTAAATAACGTTATTAATAATAAAGAACTTTTATGAATCAAATAATGACACAAGCTGAATATTCATTGCATTATTTTCACAAAAGCCTTCCTGTCCTGCTGCTCTCCGAGCTTGAGAGGTGTGATTTAACCAACCAGATACCTAAATTGAGACAATCGAATGCCATTGACCCCAACCCACGCTGACTTTACGACGTTGAATGGACTTCCGGAATTGGAGTCTGTTGCATACAAAGAACTCTATCTGGAAATGTGTCACATTGCGCACCTACGGATGAAAAAAGAGCGAGAAGGCCACACATTAAACACTCATGGTTTGGTGCATGAAGCCTTTGAGCGTCTTACTATGCTCAATCAAACTGTTTTTAAGGATAAGGCACATTATCTTGCAATTGCAGGAATTATGATGCGTCAGATACTTTTGAATTATTCA
The nucleotide sequence above comes from Rhodothermia bacterium. Encoded proteins:
- a CDS encoding DUF11 domain-containing protein, coding for MQKTLFKTASVVLFPFYSLIGAVLYGQAITGTVFRDFNANGTKDNTATFNEIGIGGVTVSCVGTTGTGTTTSSNTTATLGQYTLTGCTGATRVEFSGFLTGDYSGPLGTGSGTSVQFISTSGSRDNINFGINYPQDYFQNDPLITTSISHWKNADSYSPYFSTSLVSNPYSERNNDSGSIDDDIVHANTHEIGSTYGLAYSRSTETIYAAAFVKNFAGFGPGNVGSEGSTGAIYKVNGSTVSVLLDISPGLTPPYSSGVNPHPKTGTDWFCDDTWQNIGKISWGDIDISDDETTLFGMNLFDRSLYKISLPSGTIQSTHKIPGITGGAVWTQPTCANDPNTDLRPFALKYWRGKIYVGMVCSAESTDNGNDMYGYVFSFDPTTNTYSNNPVMDFKLLDFPGAGSGWEPWTGSSGPNNWPAITDIEFINGDMLVALRNLKMDGRANRPGTFMDPSTCNEPSGSTNAGGEVLKACYNGSNWDIEVAGTCGGQTGFSNEYFFEQDVKHGNDFLGSLALIPGTNTIVATSIPGNNAGGVSFIDTATKTWGPLPGEQNKIYAGGLDIDSDGNIDVFEKAGGLGDIELLGVPAPIEIGNRVWLDTDNDGVQDAGEAGISGVQVQLLKGTTVLATATTNSDGNYIFSNATGTNTTSFKYGLAQLMPNMAYTVRFPTTTTVAGTTYNLTTAAAGSNRLIDSNAPANGEVTILATDIPVSGANNHSFDVGYSAVACTINTPTVNVTCNDNGTGSNPADDTFTFTISATGTGTGSDYKVDKISPAPTATVFASVNYGATSAASSSFPISGGNLTLTLTDNTTTTCSLTPVTVTAPAPCSTPPVGQPDLKLLKTASSSSVNSGQTLTYTITLTNEGTASATGVVVRDVLPAAVTYVSSSASQGSYNNATGLWTVGTVAVGASLTLTITVTVN